Proteins found in one Oryza glaberrima chromosome 4, OglaRS2, whole genome shotgun sequence genomic segment:
- the LOC127769606 gene encoding protein CUP-SHAPED COTYLEDON 1-like: MGLRDIESTLPPGFRFYPSDEELVCHYLYKKVSNERASQGTLVEVDLHAREPWELPDVAKLTASEWYFFSFRDRKYATGSRTNRATKTGYWKATGKDREVRSPATRAVVGMRKTLVFYQGRAPNGVKSGWVMHEFRLDSPHSPPKEDWVLCRVFQKSKGDGEQDNPTSAASPAATFAGSSQAAVPGQAAYSSDDHTGSSMGFAPRQNEILDSSSHQLLNLAMLQCNSVLDHFPQEVNSSPMMGLAGSIGIGNEYGFFYDTGFEETASLGGMMFPQGWS; this comes from the exons ATGGGTCTGAGGGATATCGAGTCGACATTGCCGCCGGGGTTCAGGTTCTACCCGAGCGACGAGGAGCTGGTCTGCCACTACCTCTACAAGAAGGTGTCCAACGAGCGCGCCTCGCAGGGGACGCTGGTGGAGGTCGACCTCCATGCGCGCGAGCCATGGGAGCTTCCCG ACGTGGCGAAGCTGACGGCGAGCGAGTGGTACTTCTTCAGCTTCAGGGACCGAAAGTACGCGACGGGGTCGCGCACGAACCGCGCCACCAAGACAGGCTACTGGAAGGCCACCGGCAAAGACCGCGAGGTGCGCAGCCCGGCCacgcgcgccgtcgtcggcaTGCGAAAGACGCTCGTCTTCTACCAGGGCCGCGCCCCCAACGGCGTCAAGTCCGGCTGGGTCATGCACGAGTTCCGCCTCGACTCGCCGCATTCTCCACCAAAG GAGGATTGGGTGCTTTGCAGGGTGTTTCAGAAGAGCAAGGGAGACGGCGAGCAAGACAACCCCACCAGCGCagcctccccggcggcgaccttcgCCGGCTCGTCGCAGGCGGCGGTGCCTGGCCAAGCCGCGTACAGCAGCGACGACCATACGGGCTCGTCGATGGGATTCGCGCCGAGGCAGAACGAGATACTCGACAGCTCGAGCCATCAGTTGCTGAACTTGGCGATGCTGCAGTGCAACTCGGTTCTCGATCATTTCCCGCAGGAGGTGAACAGCTCGCCGATGATGGGGTTGGCAGGGTCAATCGGAATTGGGAATGAATACGGCTTCTTCTACGATACCGGCTTCGAGGAGACGGCGAGCCTCGGGGGCATGATGTTCCCACAAGGGTGGAGTTGA
- the LOC127769732 gene encoding protein G1-like4: MDLSPNPDSPPSGGGNGGGGGSSSSNSSPSMGAGAPQSPSRYEAQKRRDWNTFGQYLRNHRPPLSLAQCSGAHVLEFLRYLDQFGKTKVHTAACPFFGHPSPPAPCPCPLRQAWGSLDALVGRLRAAFEENGGRPESNPFAARAVRLYLREVREHQARARGVSYEKKKRKKPQQQQLQGGDSSGLHGHQHHPPPPPPAGAAC; the protein is encoded by the coding sequence ATGGACCTGTCGCCGAACCCCGACAGCCCTCCGTCGGGAgggggcaacggcggcggcggtgggtcgAGCAGCAGCAACTCGTCGCCGTCCATGGGCGCGGGGGCGCCGCAGTCGCCGAGCCGGTACGAGGCGCAGAAGCGGCGCGACTGGAACACGTTCGGGCAGTACCTGCGGAaccaccggccgccgctgaGCCTCGCGCAGTGCAGCGGCGCGCACGTCCTGGAGTTCCTCCGCTACCTGGACCAGTTCGGCAAGACCAAGGTGCACACCGCGGCGTGCCCCTTCTTCGGCCACCCGagcccgccggcgccgtgcccCTGCCCGCTCCGCCAGGCCTGGGGCAGCCTCGACGCCCtcgtcggccgcctccgcgccgccttcGAGGAGAACGGCGGCCGCCCGGAGTCCAACCCcttcgccgcgcgcgccgtccgCCTCTACCTCCGCGAGGTCCGCGAGCACCAGGCGCGCGCCCGCGGCGTCAGCTACGAGAAGAAGAAGCGCAAgaagccgcagcagcagcagctgcagggcGGCGACAGCAGCGGCCTTCACGGCCACCAGCAtcacccgccgcctccaccgcctgccGGCGCCGCCTGCTGA